The Methanobrevibacter wolinii SH genome includes a window with the following:
- a CDS encoding ABC1 kinase family protein: MKIRNSNNKKIFGRFNEILKIFRKYGFSYLLGQTTIKRYNPFRSSDFDDVKKALDTDLPRRLRLMFQELGTTYIKLGQLLSTRPDIVGRRIANELSKLQDNNPSVGYDEIQNTIETELHESIPNLYKSFSKKPIATASIGQVHEGILPTGEKVAIKIQKADIEETIDTDLTIMKFIAEKADKYINSLKIYNLPGIIDEFERSIKKEIDYNQELMNMKHLAYDFKNDNTIHIPKVYPEYCSKKVITMEYIDGVKLADVFNSDDPKFDKKIIADRGVKAYFQQIFINGFFHADPHPGNIFILDNNVVCFIDEGMMGLLDREFKENLAELMILFTDNNVDNLIDQLMYMEILTEKVDIKSLKRDLNDMFSRYYGAELGQVKGAMNDLINLMTKYQVKLPNEFVLMARGIAMVEDIGQNLDPSFDVVPILQPIARKIITKKYSPKKIASSIKTSMFGIEHMIKILPKRINKIFYKVEEGEIKINLELENLNRITNKISLALIISALLIGSSYVMSIDKGPMIEDMPILGFVGFVISLILGVFTVLKYMGND, encoded by the coding sequence ATGAAAATTAGGAATTCAAATAATAAAAAAATTTTTGGAAGATTTAATGAAATCCTCAAAATTTTTAGAAAATATGGATTTAGTTATCTTTTAGGACAAACAACAATAAAAAGATATAACCCATTTCGCTCTTCAGATTTTGATGATGTAAAAAAAGCATTAGATACTGATTTACCAAGACGTTTAAGATTAATGTTTCAAGAACTTGGTACTACTTACATAAAATTAGGCCAATTATTAAGTACAAGGCCAGATATTGTAGGAAGAAGAATTGCTAATGAATTATCAAAATTACAAGATAATAATCCAAGTGTAGGTTATGATGAAATCCAAAACACTATTGAAACAGAATTACATGAATCCATACCTAATTTATACAAAAGTTTTTCTAAAAAACCAATTGCAACAGCATCAATAGGACAAGTCCATGAAGGAATATTACCAACTGGAGAAAAAGTAGCAATTAAAATACAGAAAGCAGATATTGAAGAAACCATTGATACTGATTTAACTATAATGAAATTCATTGCTGAAAAAGCAGATAAATATATTAATTCTTTAAAAATTTATAATTTACCAGGTATTATTGATGAATTTGAAAGATCTATAAAAAAAGAGATAGATTATAATCAAGAATTAATGAATATGAAACATTTAGCATATGATTTTAAAAATGATAACACCATACATATTCCAAAAGTTTATCCAGAATATTGTTCTAAAAAAGTAATTACTATGGAATATATTGATGGAGTTAAATTAGCAGATGTATTTAATAGTGATGATCCTAAATTTGATAAAAAAATCATTGCAGATAGAGGAGTAAAAGCATATTTTCAACAAATATTTATTAATGGATTCTTCCATGCTGATCCTCATCCAGGTAATATTTTTATTCTTGATAACAATGTAGTATGTTTCATAGATGAAGGAATGATGGGTCTTCTTGATAGGGAATTTAAAGAAAACCTTGCAGAATTAATGATATTATTTACAGATAATAATGTAGACAATTTAATAGATCAATTAATGTACATGGAAATTCTTACTGAAAAGGTAGATATTAAAAGTTTAAAAAGAGACTTAAATGATATGTTCAGTAGATATTATGGTGCAGAATTAGGTCAAGTTAAAGGTGCAATGAATGATTTAATAAATTTAATGACAAAATATCAAGTAAAACTTCCAAATGAATTTGTTTTAATGGCACGTGGAATTGCAATGGTAGAAGATATTGGTCAAAACTTAGATCCAAGTTTTGATGTAGTTCCTATATTACAACCAATTGCAAGAAAAATTATAACTAAAAAATATAGTCCTAAAAAAATCGCATCTTCAATTAAAACTAGTATGTTTGGTATAGAACATATGATTAAAATATTACCTAAAAGAATTAATAAAATATTTTATAAAGTTGAAGAAGGAGAAATTAAGATAAATTTAGAATTAGAAAATCTTAATAGAATAACAAATAAAATATCTTTAGCTTTAATTATTTCAGCATTACTTATTGGATCATCATATGTAATGAGTATTGATAAAGGACCAATGATAGAAGATATGCCAATACTTGGATTTGTTGGATTTGTAATAAGTTTAATATTAGGTGTATTTACTGTGCTTAAATATATGGGAAATGATTAA